Below is a genomic region from Capra hircus breed San Clemente unplaced genomic scaffold, ASM170441v1, whole genome shotgun sequence.
aatttagttaaagtttctttaGGGTCCGATTCATTCTTTCAACTTGCCCCGAGCTCTGTGGctgtattcacaatgtaattTCCATTTGTCCCTAGACccgggcaaggctctgaactatttggctcacaaaagcaggtccattatcagaacCAATAGTCACctgcaggccaaacctgggaaactatttcttctaaaatctttttagcCACTACCATTGCAGTTTCTCCCTtagtaggaaaagcttctacccaccctgagaagggtATCTACCAACACTAATAAGCACCGGTAACCATACCTGACTGGCCTTACCTCAGgaatctatttcccagtgctgccctggcccttctccccaatacctcagtcctgcgtgttgcctctttcctggcctcatctgttgacatgcCTTACAAACATGGACTATGTTCTTCACAGTTGTTTTGGTGCCGGGGAATCTCAGGCGCGCAGTTTGAAAAAgcaatcagagtctttttctctcccagatgagtagaTGAGTGTAGATGCTCACACAGTTGctgtcccaactgagcaggggaGTATCAAGTAACCATCGGAGTCTCGGGTACCATCCATCCTCTCCTTGTTGGAGGTAGGGACGTTCCTGGATCCAGGCAAGGTCTTTGGATGAATACTCGGGGGTTGGGGGCAAAGTTCCCATACCTGGGGGTGGAAGTCCGATTGCCAACACGGGAGCCGATAAAATCTTCATCAGCCGCTTTTCGAGCTGCCAGATCTGTGGTACGATTTCCTCGTGCAGTGGGGCTGTCCCCTTTTTGATGTCCAGGTacatgtactattgacacagcccgaggcaaCTGCACAGCCTGCAGAAGTCGACGGATTTCTGGCaagtttttaatatcttttccttcagctgtcaaaaaaACCCGTTCCCGATATATTGGGCCCTGAATGTGTACCGTGCCAAatgcatagcgactgtcagtgaaaatagttattcttttttcctttagctctctctagagcttgaatcagggcaatcaACTCTGCTCTTTGTGCTGAGGTGTCTGGGGAAAGAGTCTCCGCCCATATCGTCCCGTCCGTCCAGAATCATCTACCACTGCGGCccccgcccgtctctgtccatcttttacatagctccttccatctgtaaaccatattagctcactgttatccagtggcaTATCTGTTAAGTCCTTCCGTATTGCCGTTACtcccggccagtatctcatcgCAATCATGGAGGGGGGCTATCCCCCTCCGGGTTGGGCAAAAGAGTAGCCGGGTTTAGAGTGCAGGGGCGTTTGAAAATGAATCCGTGAGGTGTCAAGTAGCAGGGCCTGGTAGTGTGTCAAGCGGGCCATTGGAAATCCATTTACCCGGGGGGTTGTTGCCAGAACTCTCTCTatagcatgaggagtgtagaccaagagtctctgtccataagtcagtttatcagcatcatggACTAGGAGTGCAGTGGCCGCCGATGAttcggaggcaaggtggccatctggctgccactgggtccaatttcttggaaaggtaagctatggGATGCTTCCAAGCTCCCCacttctgtgttagtaccccttttcctatccctcgcctttcatctataaataattggaaaggcttagatgagtcaggaagggcaagggcaggagcttccagcaaggctcgcctgagctcctGAAAGGCCGTTTTCACtgactcagtccatttccagtctttgttttctttggtcccttcatgcagggcctggccttttctgcaaaccccaagatccataatcggcaatatcccacagttcccagaaattctctcacttgtctagggttagccggctcagggatctggaggatggtttctttcatagcctgtgttagccacctctggccctgttttaccttataaccgaggtatgtaacctcttgccttggcaatctgggcctttttggcactggccctgtaacctaaagtccccaaggttttgGGAGAAGgttcacctgttgcctcttggcactctttttcCGTAGTtgctgccagcataaggtcatcaaacatattgtaataaaacaatggtaggggtGCTTAACCTGATGCTCACGGAGGTCTTCATCCAAGGCCTCGGTTAAACAACGTGggtgagtttttgaaaccctgtggtaattGAGTCCACGTCAGCTGCACAGGagtctgaccaccgtcttcctgccattcaaaggcgaagatctcttggcttgcaagggcaagaggcagactgaaaaaggcatcttttaaatctaaaacagtataccAAACGTAGCTCTGTGGCAagctgcttagcaatgtataagggttaggaaccgtagGATAATATCACTCACCTGTTTGTTGACTTCTCGCAggtcttgaaccggtctaaaatcagttcccccaggcttctttacaggaagcagggagtgttccatggggacctgCACTTTCTCAagaccccagcgtctatgaggcattgtatgtgaggagtaattccttgccgagcctcttgactcatgggatactgccgCACTCTCACCGGTgtggcactggctttcagttccacaataatagggggcctctgtttggccagtcccattcctgctgtttcagcccaggcctgagggtatctctgAACCCATGGCTGTACTTCAGGACTTATtgttgctggggcctctggcaagtacagtctgtattcatcctttgatgccagagacaagacctgaagaggatgcccggttcCATCTAAAACTGACACTTGCCCGCGGtcaaaatgaatttgggcatttactttagacagtaaatctcttcccagcaagggtgctggacactcaggtatcaccagaaaggaatgggtcacttggtgggcccccaagttcacatgccgttttatagtccatccatatcgcttagtcccggttgctccctgcacctaGCTACTTtttttagacatgggtccatctttttggtttaaggcTGAGTATTGAGCTCCcgtatccaccatgaagccaaccggtttcccttccacatttatagttacccaggacttggggaggggcattgagccctgacccccctacTCACTATCCTCACCCacgtagaggatatgactgtctggagagggagtctcgttcttgGGATTTTGGGGCCCCTCTTTTAggtttttcttggggcatttatctttccaatgtccaatctccttacaaaacgcacattggttttttTCAAGCTTACGCCTTGCAGGTTTTTCCTCAGTCTTTGAGTCtagctttttccctttttggaacctatttttgttttcaactcTGGTGAAAAATATGTGAGCCAGCTCTTTTTGGTTCTTACGGTTTTCTTCAGccctaaattctctttcttcccttctaatgcggtcctctgtctcctctggggtctctctatgattgaaAACTCTCTCTGCCACCCTCAATAGATCTTGCAGGGACTGTTCACCcagcctctctatcttttgtaactttctcctaatatcgggggctgcctgattcacaaatgctagcataactgctgctcgtgactcatctgcctgtgagtccataggggtatactgtctaaaagcttccattatcctttcaaggaaggctgctgggctctcatttggctcttgcctcactgaatttaccttggccaaattagttggctttttGGCGGCTGCTCTGAGGCCGGCCATAAGGATCTGGCGGTACATTCGGAGatgctccctaccttcagcgcgttcaaagtcccagttgggtcgcaccaaggggaacccctcctcaatgaggttaggctgtatcGTGGGCCTCCCATCTACCCCCAGCATGTTCTCCCGAGCTTCTAACAGGATTCGCTCGCGGTCCtctgtagtgaaaagcacctgtaacagttgctgacaatcatcccaagtggggtTGTGAGTAAAGAGGATAGATTCTAAaggatcaataagaccctgcggtttttcagagaaagagggagcctgaattttctttttttctttttttttttaaataaaatgaatttattctATTATCACTTTACTGTCCAAAGTCAAGGTTTTGCAGGAttccctctgaaggctctagaGGAAAAtccttgctttcctctttcttagCTATTGATAGGTATATTACTCCAATTTCTGTGTCTATTTTCACGTGAACTTCTTCTCCCTATATGTCTCTGTATCTTTACTTGGCCAAAAATATGGAAcacttcacgaatttgcgtgtcatccttgcgcaggggccatgctaatcttctctgtatcgttccaattttagtatatgtgctgccgaagcaagcactgagttttccaactgtacaaatcactagtggaaaagggccaatactgatatgtccgttccccgccctctctggctggccccgcccggaATGGAAACGCGTGAACAGTAGAGGAGGGAATTTCCAGGCCTTCTTCCTCTGCGCTGGCCATTTCCCTTGCTCTTCCCCGAGTTCCCTGGGTGGGGCCCCCTTCCCTAGGAGGAGCCGAGGGCTCCACCCTCCTCCgggcttctcccgatgaaactTGTGGAACTtgtggaagcaagggcggatgtggatccGCATACAGGGGAGGGAACAATTCGGTCTccagatctatcagattaggatacagagaagattcctggaagacCAGCTTTGGTTGATTGtcgtccttttttccttctttttcttcagaagccTTCATGACTAATACCTGCGGGTTTGGCGAGGTTGGGGTTCAGGAAGAGGGACGGGGAGGTTTAGGGGGTTTAGGAGGAGCAAGAACAAAAGGTTTAAGCCATTCTGGCGGATTcctcactagatcctgccagactAGGATGTAGGGAGTCTGATCAGGGTGTCCGGCAGGACTAGGAGCAAATACCCGCTCTTTAACTGCTTGGACAATctggggattgaaggttccctctgGTGGCCATCCAacgtcaaaggtgggccactcggAACAGAAAGTCACCAATTTGCTTTCTTCACCAGTAACaaaagattctgagctctagacttgaaaCCAGAAAAATGGTCGGTCATCAGAGACA
It encodes:
- the LOC108634617 gene encoding uncharacterized protein LOC108634617, whose amino-acid sequence is MKASEEKEGKKDDNQPKLVFQESSLYPNLIDLETELFPPLYADPHPPLLPQVPQVSSGEARRRVEPSAPPREGGPTQGTRGRAREMASAEEEGLEIPSSTVHAFPFRAGKEKKKIQAPSFSEKPQGLIDPLESILFTHNPTWDDCQQLLQVLFTTEDRERILLEARENMLGVDGRPTIQPNLIEEGFPLVRPNWDFERAEGREHLRMYRQILMAGLRAAAKKPTNLAKVNSVRQEPNESPAAFLERIMEAFRQYTPMDSQADESRAAVMLAFVNQAAPDIRRKLQKIERLGEQSLQDLLRVAERVFNHRETPEETEDRIRREEREFRAEENRKNQKELAHIFFTRVENKNRFQKGKKLDSKTEEKPARRKLEKNQCAFCKEIGHWKDKCPKKNLKEGPQNPKNETPSPDSHILYVGEDSE